The following coding sequences lie in one Apium graveolens cultivar Ventura chromosome 1, ASM990537v1, whole genome shotgun sequence genomic window:
- the LOC141661170 gene encoding WRKY transcription factor 22, with product MDDDWDLYAVVRSCTAASTAGKSTLPTPPSQPTWNNPTILQVEENDHFAKFPDLQEARTTRDNNTEDLHDMFKPFGHRVESQNKPFAQTICPQNIPISPLSVLGDFLPPQKRQRLEPPKTTFSISHLPPSTSTTSSATPRHTSQNPRSKRRKNQMKRVCHVPAEGLSSDMWSWRKYGQKPIKGSPYPRGYYRCSTSKGCLARKQVERNRSDPNMFIVTYTGEHSHPVPTHRNSLAGSTRQKASSSEAVSDGEPNKPTCSTPISPAASLSPAPEKFEIGDEDEELWASDTPLSDDFFMGLEDIEIPSAGDGETDHFPMFSWTGSNATTTAAGGV from the exons ATGGATGATGATTGGGATCTCTACGCGGTGGTCAGAAGTTGCACCGCCGCTTCCACCGCCGGAAAGTCAACTCTCCCCACACCCCCAAGTCAACCCACATGGAATAACCCAACAATCTTACAAGTTGAAGAAAATGACCATTTTGCCAAGTTTCCAGATCTACAAGAAGCAAGAACAACAAGAGACAATAATACAGAAGATTTGCATGACATGTTTAAACCATTTGGTCACAGAGTAGAGTCACAAAACAAACCATTTGCACAAACCATTTGTCCACAAAATATACCCATCTCTCCTCTCTCTGTTCTTGGTGATTTTTTACCACCACAAAAAAGACAAAGACTTGAGCCGCCCAAAACCACTTTTTCCATTTCACACCTCCCTCCATCTACTAGTACTACTTCTAGTGCTACTCCAAGACACACTTCTCAAAACCCGAGGTCCAAAAGAAG GAAGAATCAAATGAAAAGGGTTTGTCATGTGCCAGCTGAGGGTCTATCTTCTGACATGTGGTCTTGGAGAAAATATGGGCAAAAACCCATTAAGGGCTCTCCTTACCCAAg AGGTTATTACAGATGTAGCACTTCAAAGGGGTGTTTGGCCCGGAAACAAGTGGAGCGAAACCGATCCGACCCGAATATGTTTATAGTCACGTACACTGGAGAGCACAGTCACCCTGTTCCGACCCACCGGAATTCTCTCGCCGGAAGTACTCGCCAGAAGGCATCATCGTCGGAAGCTGTTTCTGACGGTGAACCCAACAAACCCACTTGTTCAACTCCCATTTCGCCGGCGGCGAGCCTCTCGCCGGCGCCGGAAAAGTTCGAGATCGGAGATGAGGACGAGGAATTGTGGGCTTCAGATACGCCGTTAAGTGATGATTTCTTTATGGGTTTGGAGGATATTGAAATTCCGTCGGCCGGAGATGGAGAGACGGATCATTTTCCGATGTTTTCTTGGACGGGTAGTAATGCTACAACCACGGCCGCCGGTGGGGTTTGA